A portion of the Oscillospiraceae bacterium genome contains these proteins:
- a CDS encoding DUF6061 family protein, translated as MKYDERACKFNMDTGCVELLFQDGRKISIDCTGVEDALDVTVAQRAELDYLVYNDPLGYADLILNGDPEEYLKNAAGSHGLED; from the coding sequence ATGAAGTACGATGAAAGAGCCTGCAAATTCAACATGGACACCGGGTGCGTGGAGTTGCTGTTCCAGGATGGGAGAAAAATCTCTATCGACTGCACCGGGGTTGAGGATGCTCTGGATGTGACTGTGGCACAAAGAGCAGAGTTGGACTATCTCGTCTATAATGACCCGCTGGGCTATGCGGATTTGATTCTGAACGGTGACCCGGAGGAATATTTGAAAAATGCAGCCGGGAGCCATGGGCTAGAAGATTGA
- a CDS encoding plasmid recombination protein: MARNDGIDRTSVRNLAVSDKAVGNTQQHNEREKDSYRNPDIIPQRAAWNVHFKKPTASYTDLFAQLETAGTISTRGLKPDATHYCELVFDVNSAYFDNHGGYEFAKQFYEDAYKAAVQIVGGEQYILSAVMHADEINRAMTEALGREVYHYHLHVVYVPVVEKQILWSKRCKDKALVGTVKETVMQVSRSKKWASKPLLDESGKPVLQKNGKPILKKSYSVLQDNFFNFMRAAGYTDVERGERGSTEEHLTVTQFKVQREQERLDTLTAQIDQKEQHLTQTNKTLSKTEKELAAVQKKVTLTKEALIHARDLDYIGKRTFLGNYSLTEEEFSKLKKQADHGYMMDVENRRLKEELSTAKKEAVRWSNKYHDLWYDVKPYLDALHRAPELVRGFLEKILAPKQERTMNVPQRNRKRGQDMEL; the protein is encoded by the coding sequence TTGGCAAGAAATGATGGTATTGACCGCACAAGCGTCCGGAATCTCGCCGTTTCGGATAAGGCCGTTGGCAACACCCAGCAGCACAATGAGCGTGAAAAGGACAGCTATCGGAACCCCGATATTATCCCCCAGCGCGCTGCATGGAACGTCCACTTCAAAAAGCCAACCGCCAGCTACACTGACCTGTTCGCCCAACTGGAAACCGCTGGTACGATTTCAACGCGCGGCCTGAAGCCGGATGCCACCCATTATTGCGAGCTTGTCTTTGATGTCAACTCGGCCTATTTTGACAATCACGGTGGCTACGAGTTCGCCAAGCAGTTCTATGAGGATGCCTACAAAGCAGCCGTTCAGATCGTGGGTGGTGAGCAGTATATCCTCTCGGCAGTCATGCACGCCGATGAGATCAACCGCGCCATGACCGAAGCATTAGGTCGGGAGGTCTACCACTACCATCTTCATGTGGTCTATGTGCCTGTGGTGGAAAAGCAAATCCTCTGGTCGAAACGCTGCAAGGACAAGGCACTGGTCGGCACCGTCAAGGAGACTGTCATGCAGGTCAGCCGGAGCAAGAAGTGGGCATCCAAACCTCTGCTGGACGAATCGGGAAAGCCTGTTTTGCAAAAGAACGGCAAGCCTATCCTGAAGAAGTCGTACAGCGTCTTGCAGGACAACTTCTTCAATTTTATGCGCGCTGCCGGGTACACCGATGTAGAGCGCGGCGAGCGCGGCAGCACCGAAGAACACCTGACCGTCACCCAGTTCAAAGTTCAACGGGAGCAGGAGCGACTGGACACTCTGACCGCCCAGATTGACCAGAAAGAGCAGCACCTCACCCAAACCAACAAAACCCTCTCCAAGACCGAAAAGGAACTTGCCGCTGTGCAGAAAAAGGTCACGCTCACAAAAGAAGCCCTCATTCATGCGCGCGATCTGGATTATATTGGTAAGCGCACCTTTCTCGGCAACTATTCGCTGACCGAAGAAGAGTTTTCCAAGCTGAAAAAGCAAGCCGACCACGGCTATATGATGGATGTGGAGAACCGCCGCCTGAAAGAAGAACTTTCCACCGCCAAGAAAGAGGCCGTTCGTTGGAGCAACAAGTACCACGACCTGTGGTACGACGTGAAACCCTATCTGGATGCTCTCCACCGTGCGCCCGAACTGGTACGTGGCTTTCTGGAAAAGATTCTTGCCCCCAAGCAGGAGCGCACCATGAATGTGCCGCAGCGAAACCGCAAGCGTGGGCAGGATATGGAACTTTGA
- a CDS encoding helix-turn-helix domain-containing protein, whose product MAREYLPAPSNIRLADLMKEHNISQPELAKEIGCSKSTISRFISGAKGTLTHEQVLKIARLFKVSTDFLLGETNIPDRKNYDIAELGLSVEAAKNLYTGRVNTEVVNLLLENARFAELTYRIAQYFDDTFASGIAAQNAMLTTLSTLLRTKVKTPEAAKAAKDISLRRKPVYQGDLDDIEMYFMAAVKEIKKGIGSHYAEQEAMSKKVAEKMFTELTKGQDVQHPTITAEQLTDAMLDSVSGMEGATPEALEQLRNGLLGILQSAAEQENAHEADE is encoded by the coding sequence ATGGCACGGGAATATCTGCCCGCACCATCCAACATCCGTCTTGCGGACTTGATGAAAGAGCATAACATCAGCCAACCAGAACTCGCCAAGGAGATCGGCTGCTCCAAGAGCACCATCAGCCGTTTTATTAGTGGTGCGAAAGGAACCCTGACCCATGAGCAGGTGCTAAAGATTGCAAGGCTGTTCAAAGTGTCCACGGATTTTCTGCTGGGAGAAACCAATATCCCCGACCGCAAGAATTACGACATTGCCGAACTGGGCTTGTCCGTAGAAGCCGCAAAGAACCTCTACACGGGGCGTGTCAATACAGAGGTGGTCAACCTGCTGTTGGAAAACGCTCGCTTCGCAGAGCTTACTTACCGCATAGCGCAGTATTTTGATGATACTTTTGCGTCTGGTATCGCAGCACAGAATGCCATGCTCACGACATTGAGCACCTTGCTGCGCACAAAGGTCAAGACCCCGGAAGCAGCCAAAGCCGCAAAGGACATCAGCCTTCGGAGAAAGCCGGTGTATCAAGGTGATCTTGATGACATTGAAATGTACTTCATGGCGGCGGTCAAGGAAATCAAAAAGGGTATCGGGAGCCATTACGCCGAACAGGAAGCCATGAGCAAGAAAGTGGCAGAGAAGATGTTCACCGAATTGACTAAAGGGCAGGATGTGCAGCACCCAACGATTACGGCAGAGCAGTTGACAGATGCAATGTTGGACAGCGTTTCGGGCATGGAAGGAGCTACGCCGGAAGCGCTGGAACAGCTGCGGAACGGTCTGCTGGGAATCTTGCAG